One genomic segment of Coregonus clupeaformis isolate EN_2021a unplaced genomic scaffold, ASM2061545v1 scaf0052, whole genome shotgun sequence includes these proteins:
- the LOC123483245 gene encoding olfactory receptor 2AT4-like: MSAGNHSFVTEFVIVGFPGLQPEFYGLASTVLFLVYFGTLTGNVVILVLLATDRDLHKPMYLIILNLVVSDVLFSTTTLPKIIARYWFEAGAISFTGCFVQMYLVHYFGTVNSYILFIMALDRYVSICFPLKYPMIIQNTTIHILSATAWIVAKACPLMMVIRAYPLPYCDSNKIMQCYCDHIAITTLACTDRALYSFPAFIFAMLALLGPLAFIIFSYCSIIVAVLKIASTQGRLKTLSTCSGQLIIIALYYLPRCFIYLSSNIGIRLSTDLRIVIIMLYSLLPPMINPLIYCFKTKDIKQSLMKRFKKSTAPKKENVFALSQ, encoded by the coding sequence ATGTCAGCAGGGAATCACAGCTTTGTGACAGAGTTTGTAATTGTTGGGTTCCCTGGACTTCAGCCAGAGTTCTACGGCCTTGCATCAACTGTATTATTCTTGGTATATTTTGGCACTTTAACAGGAAATGTTGTTATTCTTGTATTGTTGGCAACAGACCGGGATCTCCACAAACCCATGTATTTGATTATTTTAAATCTAGTTGTTTCTGATGTTCTCTTTAGCACCACCACATTACCAAAGATTATTGCCAGGTATTGGTTTGAAGCAGGAGCCATTTCATTCACAGGTTGTTTTGTTCAGATGTACTTAGTGCACTATTTTGGTACTGTAAATTCATACATTCTATTTATAATGGCTTTAGACCGATATGTTTCAATCTGTTTTCCGCTCAAATATCCAATGATTATCCAAAACACCACTATTCATATTCTCAGTGCCACTGCGTGGATTGTTGCGAAAGCCTGTCCATTGATGATGGTAATCAGGGCCTATCCTCTTCCTTACTGTGATTCAAACAAAATCATGCAGTGCTACTGTGATCATATCGCTATAACAACGCTTGCATGCACTGACAGGGCCCTTTATAGTTTTCCTGCTTTTATCTTTGCCATGCTGGCATTACTGGGACCCCTTGCTTTTATTATATTCTCATATTGCTCTATTATTGTGGCAGTTCTTAAGATTGCGAGCACCCAAGGCCGCCTCAAAACCCTTTCtacctgcagtggtcagctgatcaTCATTGCCCTGTATTATCTCCCCAGGTGTTTTATTTATCTGTCTAGCAATATCGGCATTAGACTCAGCACTGATTTACGTATTGTTATTATCATGTTGTATAGCCTGCTCCCTCCTATGATCAATCCACTGATATACTGTTTCAAGACAAAAGATATAAAACAAAGCTTAATGAAAAGATTCAAGAAGTCAACTGCTCCAAAAAAAGAGAATGTCTTTGCTTTAAGCcaatga